One genomic region from Anguilla rostrata isolate EN2019 chromosome 2, ASM1855537v3, whole genome shotgun sequence encodes:
- the LOC135249210 gene encoding double C2-like domain-containing protein alpha, which produces MTVRKGKKLTISIQEHMAIDVCPGPIRPIRQISAYFPRLSPTSSISEPLSPNPAGFPSALSPGGGASMASSGGLLSPVLPGATGVGGGGGGTLSLMSSVDTSIEVDSCDSDDSTSLGTLEFDLLYERAASSLHCTVIRAKGLKPMDFNGLADPYVKLHLLPGACKANKLKTKIVRNTLNPVWNETLTYCGITEEDMYRKTLRVSVCDEDKLTHNEFIGESRVALRRVKPDQTKHYNICLEHPPPLPSPSAMSAALRGISCYLKEWESEQQRSLEERGRLLLSLQFLCASSEGDNDGQPAEGRRNGLCVGVRRCAHLAAMDVNGFSDPYVKTYLKPDLHKKSKHKTAVIKKTLNPEFNEEFFYEISFSDLSSKTLEVTVWDYDLGKSNDFIGGVSLGCHSQGDALRHWVDCLKNKGKKVERWHTLTNELPGSIYHD; this is translated from the exons ATGACGGTGCGCAAGGGAAAGAAACTGACCATCTCCATCCAGGAACACATGGCCATCGACGTCTGTCCTGGCCCCATCCGGCCAATCAGACAGATCTCCGCTTACTTTCCACGcctctctcccacctcctcAATCTCTGAGCCCCTCTCCCCTAATCCAGCTGGCTTTCCATCGGCCCTCAGCCCAGGGGGTGGGGCCTCGATGGCAAGTAGTGGTGGCCTGTTGTCTCCTGTGTTGCCAGGAGCAACAGGGGTagggggtggtggaggtggcACGCTGTCTTTGATGAGCAGTGTGGATACGTCCATTGAGGTTGACAGCTGTGACAGTGATGACAGTA CTTCTCTTGGTACTCTGGAGTTTGATCTGCTGTATGAGAGGGCCGCCAGttctctgcactgcactgtgatCAGAGCTAAG GGTCTAAAGCCAATGGATTTCAATGGTTTAGCTGATCCCTATGTCAAATTGCACCTGCTTCCTGGAGCCTGCAAG GCAAATAAGCTGAAGACCAAGATTGTGCGCAACACTCTGAACCCAGTGTGGAATGAGACTCTGACCTACTGCGGCATCACTGAGGAGGACATGTACAGAAAGACACTGAG ggTGTCAGTCTGTGATGAGGACAAGCTGACCCACAACGAGTTTATAGGGGAGTCACGGGTGGCACTGCGTCGAGTGAAGCCAGACCAGACCAAACACTACAACATCTGTCTCGAGCACCCCCCTCCG ctgccctccccctctgctATGAGTGCAGCACTCAGAGGGATCTCCTGCTACCTGAAAGAG TGGGAAAGTGAGCAGCAGAGGAGTCTGGAAGAGAGGGGAcgcctccttctctccctgcagTTCCTGTGTGCATCCAGCGAGGGAGACAATGACGGACAGCCCGCAGAGGGGAGGCGCAATGGGCTGTGTGTAGGGGTCCGCCGCTGCGCACACCTGGCCGCCATGGATGTCAATGGCTTTTCTGACCCCTATGTCAAAAC GTACCTGAAGCCAGACCTGCACAAGAAATCAAAACATAAAACTGCCGTCATAAAAAAGACCCTGAACCCAGAATTTAATGAG GAGTTCTTTTATGAGATTTCTTTCTCAGATCTGTCCAGTAAGACGCTAGAAGTCACTGTTTGGGACTATGACCTAGGGAAGTCCAATGACTTCATCG GTGGGGTGTCTTTGGGCTGTCACTCACAAGGAGATGCACTCCGCCATTGGGTGGACTGTTTGAAGAACAAAGGCAAGAAGGTGGAGAGATGGCACACACTGACCAATGAGCTACCGGGATCAATTTACCATGACTAA